The Limnochorda sp. LNt genome includes a region encoding these proteins:
- a CDS encoding NAD-dependent epimerase/dehydratase family protein, which translates to MKVLVTGATGFVGRFLVRALVAEGHDVTAVVRPTSPTERLRGIPVRVVVADLTQPRPLDGLMDGVEWVFHVAGDLSWWRGHRHRQWAVNVEGTRRVVAEALRAGVRRLVHTSSVAAVGFPLDGELADEAFPFNGHRLGLQYAVTKWEAERRVLEGVERGLDAVIVNPATILGDDAPRPGSLVDLAARGRLPAWVEGGTTFCHIDDVVAGHLAAARRGRTGQRYILGGHDVTFRRIIEALAQAAGAGPGEAGPRGWSGPRRGPWRARPP; encoded by the coding sequence GTGAAGGTGCTGGTGACGGGCGCGACGGGGTTCGTCGGGCGCTTCCTGGTGAGGGCCCTGGTGGCCGAGGGCCACGACGTGACGGCCGTGGTGCGGCCCACGTCACCGACCGAGCGCCTGCGGGGCATCCCCGTTCGGGTCGTGGTCGCCGACCTGACCCAGCCCCGTCCTCTCGACGGGCTCATGGACGGCGTGGAGTGGGTCTTTCACGTGGCGGGCGACCTGTCGTGGTGGCGGGGGCACCGGCATCGCCAGTGGGCGGTCAACGTCGAGGGGACGCGGCGCGTGGTGGCCGAGGCGCTGCGGGCCGGCGTCCGGCGGCTCGTCCACACCAGCTCGGTGGCGGCGGTGGGCTTCCCCCTGGACGGCGAACTGGCCGACGAGGCCTTCCCCTTCAACGGCCACCGGCTGGGGCTGCAGTACGCGGTGACCAAGTGGGAGGCGGAGCGGCGGGTGCTCGAGGGCGTCGAGCGGGGGCTCGACGCCGTCATCGTCAACCCGGCCACCATCCTGGGCGACGACGCCCCTCGCCCCGGCTCGCTCGTCGACCTGGCGGCTCGCGGGCGCCTGCCGGCGTGGGTGGAAGGCGGCACCACCTTCTGTCACATCGACGACGTCGTGGCCGGCCACCTCGCCGCGGCCCGCCGGGGCCGCACGGGCCAGCGCTACATCCTGGGCGGCCACGACGTGACGTTTCGCCGGATCATCGAGGCGCTGGCGCAGGCGGCGGGCGCCGGCCCCGGCGAGGCGGGCCCCCGGGGCTGGTCTGGGCCGCGGCGTGGGCCCTGGAGGGCGCGGCCGCCCTGA
- a CDS encoding acetoacetate--CoA ligase — translation MGGVAEGTLLWQPSEAQRSASRLAQYMRWLRERRGLAFESYDELWRWSVTDLEGFWSSVWEFFEVRAHAPYRRVLAERTMPGARWFEGARLNYAEHALRRRDDHPAVVAWSESGPLGTLTYAELARQVAAAAAGLRRLGVRRGDRVVAYAPNIPQTLVALLATASLGAIWSSCSPEFGIRSVVDRFQQIEPKVLLAVDGYRYNGTPYPRLAAVAEIQRHLPSLSATVVIPYLEPRPDTSALRDAVRWEQLMDAAGGGGAAGASLSFEPVPFDHPLWVLYSSGTTGLPKAIVHGHGGILLEHLKAIALHLDLSQADRFFWFTTTGWMMWNFLVSGLLLGMTVLLYDGSPAYPDMGALWRFAEATRMTYFGTSAPYIQACMKAGIEPGRACDLSALRGVGSTGAPLPPEGFDWVYRQVKADLLLGSVSGGTDLCTAVVGSCPLLPVHAGEIQCRMLGARVEAYDEAGRPLVGQVGELVITEPMPSMPLFLWNDGPGMARYRATYFETYPGVWRHGDWIKITPRGSCVIYGRSDSTLNRGGVRMGTSEFYRVVEEMPEVVDSLVVDTGQLGREGQLLLFVVLRPGVILDEVLQARIRQRLRTELSPRHVPDAIFAVPEVPRTLNAKKMEVPVRRILMGVPPEQAVSRDAMRNPEALRPFVELAQRLLQAG, via the coding sequence ATGGGGGGCGTCGCCGAGGGTACCCTCTTGTGGCAACCCTCGGAGGCTCAGAGGAGCGCCAGCCGCCTGGCGCAGTACATGCGCTGGCTGCGGGAGCGGCGTGGCCTGGCCTTCGAGTCGTACGACGAGCTGTGGCGGTGGTCCGTGACCGACCTGGAAGGCTTCTGGTCGTCCGTCTGGGAGTTCTTCGAGGTCCGGGCCCATGCCCCGTACCGCCGCGTCCTGGCCGAGCGCACCATGCCGGGGGCGCGCTGGTTCGAGGGGGCGCGGCTCAACTACGCCGAGCACGCGCTGCGCCGGCGGGACGACCACCCGGCGGTCGTCGCCTGGTCGGAGAGCGGGCCCCTCGGGACGCTCACCTACGCCGAGCTCGCTCGCCAGGTGGCCGCGGCGGCGGCCGGGCTGCGCCGGCTGGGCGTGCGGCGGGGCGACCGAGTCGTCGCCTACGCCCCCAACATCCCGCAGACCCTCGTAGCCTTGCTGGCCACGGCCAGCCTGGGCGCCATCTGGTCGAGCTGCTCCCCCGAGTTCGGCATCCGCAGCGTGGTGGATCGCTTCCAGCAGATCGAGCCCAAGGTCTTGCTGGCGGTGGACGGCTACCGCTACAACGGCACGCCGTACCCCCGGCTGGCCGCCGTCGCCGAGATCCAGCGCCACCTGCCGAGCCTCTCGGCCACGGTGGTCATCCCCTACCTCGAGCCGCGGCCGGACACGTCGGCGCTGCGGGATGCCGTGCGGTGGGAGCAGCTGATGGATGCCGCCGGCGGAGGCGGCGCGGCAGGAGCGTCGCTCAGCTTCGAACCGGTGCCCTTCGACCACCCGCTGTGGGTGCTCTACTCCTCGGGCACCACGGGGCTTCCCAAGGCCATCGTCCATGGCCACGGAGGGATCCTGCTGGAGCACCTCAAGGCCATCGCGCTGCACCTGGACCTGAGCCAGGCGGATCGGTTCTTCTGGTTCACCACCACCGGCTGGATGATGTGGAACTTCCTGGTCAGCGGCCTGCTCTTGGGCATGACGGTGCTGCTGTACGACGGAAGCCCCGCCTATCCCGACATGGGGGCGCTGTGGCGCTTCGCGGAGGCCACCCGCATGACCTACTTCGGCACCAGCGCCCCCTACATCCAGGCTTGCATGAAGGCGGGCATCGAGCCGGGGCGGGCGTGCGACCTGAGCGCCCTGCGAGGCGTCGGATCGACGGGCGCCCCGCTGCCGCCCGAAGGCTTCGACTGGGTCTACCGGCAGGTCAAGGCGGACCTGCTGCTGGGCTCGGTGAGCGGGGGCACGGACCTGTGCACAGCGGTCGTGGGGTCGTGTCCGCTGCTGCCGGTGCACGCCGGCGAAATCCAGTGCCGGATGCTGGGGGCCCGGGTCGAGGCCTACGACGAGGCGGGACGACCGCTCGTCGGGCAGGTGGGCGAGCTGGTCATCACCGAGCCCATGCCGTCCATGCCGCTCTTCCTATGGAACGACGGCCCCGGCATGGCCCGCTACCGCGCTACTTACTTCGAGACGTACCCCGGGGTCTGGCGCCACGGCGACTGGATCAAGATCACGCCCCGGGGGAGCTGCGTCATCTACGGCCGCTCCGACTCCACCCTCAACCGGGGCGGCGTGCGGATGGGCACCAGCGAGTTCTACCGGGTCGTCGAGGAGATGCCCGAGGTGGTCGACAGCCTGGTCGTCGATACGGGCCAGCTGGGCCGGGAGGGTCAGCTCCTGCTCTTCGTCGTGCTGCGGCCCGGTGTCATCCTCGACGAGGTGCTGCAGGCGCGCATCCGCCAGCGGCTGCGCACCGAGCTCTCCCCTCGGCATGTGCCTGACGCCATCTTCGCGGTGCCCGAGGTGCCCAGGACCCTCAACGCCAAGAAGATGGAGGTCCCCGTCCGGCGCATCCTGATGGGCGTGCCGCCCGAGCAGGCCGTCAGCCGCGACGCGATGCGCAACCCCGAGGCGCTGCGACCCTTCGTGGAGCTGGCGCAGCGCCTCTTGCAGGCCGGGTGA
- a CDS encoding HAD family hydrolase — protein sequence MTTGTAMHERQPIRAILFDLDGTLNGIDMDQFLPRYFAALGEYLREWIEPQRLAREIWQATESLLQDRDVELTNAEKFRRRFLRDDPALRDLLYPLFDRFYEERFDALRSHAPIHPLAREAVETALDMGMRVVVATNPVFPEAAIRRRLAWAELADLPFQFVTTMENSHACKPHPEYFLEIVERLGVPPEHCLMVGNDRDEDLVAARLGMRTFWVTHLPIGRGISRVEPDGRGSLADLVAWLPGLARPDDGW from the coding sequence GTGACGACAGGCACGGCCATGCACGAGCGGCAGCCCATCCGGGCCATTCTCTTCGACCTCGATGGCACCCTCAACGGGATCGACATGGACCAGTTCCTACCGCGCTACTTCGCGGCCCTGGGGGAGTACCTCCGGGAGTGGATAGAGCCACAGCGCCTCGCCCGGGAGATCTGGCAGGCCACCGAGTCCCTCCTCCAGGATCGGGACGTCGAGCTGACCAATGCCGAGAAGTTCCGCCGGCGCTTCCTGCGTGACGACCCGGCGCTTCGCGACCTGCTCTACCCCCTTTTCGACCGGTTTTACGAGGAGCGCTTCGATGCGCTTCGATCGCATGCGCCCATCCACCCCCTGGCCCGGGAGGCCGTCGAGACGGCCTTGGATATGGGTATGCGGGTGGTGGTGGCCACCAACCCCGTCTTCCCGGAGGCCGCCATCCGGCGGCGCCTGGCGTGGGCGGAGCTCGCCGACCTGCCGTTTCAATTCGTGACGACCATGGAAAACTCGCATGCCTGCAAGCCCCACCCGGAGTATTTCCTGGAAATCGTCGAACGCCTGGGCGTGCCCCCCGAGCATTGCCTGATGGTGGGCAACGACCGGGACGAGGACCTGGTGGCCGCCCGGCTCGGGATGCGCACCTTTTGGGTGACGCACCTGCCCATCGGTCGCGGCATCTCGCGGGTGGAGCCCGATGGCCGGGGAAGCCTGGCGGACCTGGTGGCGTGGCTGCCCGGGCTGGCGCGGCCCGATGACGGCTGGTAA
- a CDS encoding transglutaminase-like domain-containing protein, with product MAQRQLSASELQALVRLLGDSDERTVKVARTRLLEAGPEAVPWLHAAATSEPDAVVRGRARLLLDEVRFRTLKRRLAELARQDDATFDLEEGLFAVARARYPDLEESSYRQRLRGLWEELQQRRVGRMSPPEAAAAVNRYLFHELGFKSNEAHYYDPDNVCINQVLDRRTGVGVSLAALYLVVSRRAGFDVAAISVAGHVVVAVPGPVAFWVDPARSGRVLSRHDLAAFASEGGHRLDEAALAPLPDRKLVERMLAHLMRVYALTSQAVAAQRVEELMRTFTRGQTEEPPSRSSGASRAGGPGAPEEHGGSR from the coding sequence GTGGCGCAGCGGCAACTCTCGGCATCCGAACTGCAGGCTCTGGTGAGGCTGCTCGGCGACAGCGACGAGCGGACCGTCAAGGTGGCACGCACCCGCCTGCTGGAGGCGGGCCCCGAGGCGGTGCCGTGGCTGCACGCGGCAGCCACGTCGGAGCCCGATGCCGTCGTGAGGGGCCGGGCCCGGCTGTTGCTGGACGAGGTGCGTTTCCGGACGCTCAAGCGGCGCCTGGCGGAGCTGGCGCGACAGGACGACGCCACCTTCGACCTGGAGGAGGGCCTCTTCGCGGTCGCCCGAGCCCGGTACCCTGACCTCGAGGAGTCCTCGTACCGCCAGCGTCTGCGAGGGCTGTGGGAGGAGCTGCAGCAGCGGCGCGTCGGCCGCATGTCGCCGCCCGAGGCCGCCGCGGCCGTCAATCGCTACCTCTTCCACGAGCTGGGCTTCAAGAGCAACGAGGCGCACTACTACGACCCCGACAACGTCTGCATCAACCAGGTGCTGGACCGGCGGACCGGCGTCGGCGTCTCCCTGGCGGCCCTCTACCTGGTGGTGAGCCGCCGGGCGGGGTTCGACGTGGCCGCCATCTCGGTGGCGGGTCACGTGGTGGTGGCCGTCCCCGGGCCCGTCGCCTTCTGGGTCGACCCGGCCCGCAGCGGCCGGGTCCTCTCCCGGCACGACCTGGCGGCCTTCGCCAGCGAGGGAGGGCACCGCCTGGACGAGGCCGCCCTGGCCCCGTTGCCGGACCGCAAGCTGGTCGAGCGGATGCTGGCCCACTTGATGCGGGTCTACGCGCTGACCTCCCAGGCGGTCGCGGCGCAACGGGTCGAGGAGTTGATGCGTACCTTCACCAGGGGGCAGACCGAGGAGCCCCCGTCCCGGTCGTCGGGGGCGAGCCGGGCGGGAGGCCCGGGAGCGCCCGAGGAGCATGGCGGCTCCCGGTAG